From one Amycolatopsis sp. FDAARGOS 1241 genomic stretch:
- the glpX gene encoding class II fructose-bisphosphatase — MSTVSDPRREAPDRNLAMELVRVTEAAAMAAGRWVGRGDKIGGDGAAVDAMRQLVSTVSMRGVVVIGEGEKDEAPMLFNGEEVGNGDGPDCDVAVDPVDGTTLMAKGMPNALAVLAVAERGAMFDPSAVFYMEKLAVGPDAAGKVDLAAPIDENIRRVARAKNSSVGDVTVCILDRPRHEQLVKEVREAGARIRFISDGDVAGAIAAARPSTGVDMLLGIGGTPEGIIAACAMKCLGGELQGRLWPKDEAEREKALAAGHDLDRVLTNDDLVRGDNVFFCATGVTDGDLLRGVHYRAGGATTQSIVMRSKSGTVRMIDGYHRLEKLRAYSSVNFDGNFELREDDDIVPPLP; from the coding sequence TCCGCGTGACCGAAGCCGCGGCGATGGCCGCCGGCCGCTGGGTCGGGCGCGGCGACAAGATCGGTGGCGACGGCGCGGCCGTCGACGCGATGCGCCAGCTCGTGTCGACCGTGTCGATGCGGGGTGTCGTCGTGATCGGCGAGGGCGAGAAGGACGAAGCCCCGATGCTGTTCAACGGCGAAGAGGTGGGCAACGGCGACGGCCCCGACTGCGACGTCGCGGTCGACCCCGTCGACGGCACCACCCTGATGGCCAAGGGCATGCCCAACGCGCTGGCCGTGCTGGCCGTGGCCGAGCGCGGGGCGATGTTCGACCCGTCGGCCGTGTTCTACATGGAGAAGCTGGCCGTCGGCCCCGACGCCGCCGGCAAGGTGGACCTGGCCGCGCCGATCGACGAGAACATCCGGCGCGTGGCGAGGGCGAAGAACTCCAGCGTGGGCGACGTGACCGTCTGCATCCTCGACCGGCCGCGCCACGAGCAGCTCGTCAAGGAGGTCCGGGAGGCGGGCGCCCGCATCCGGTTCATCTCCGACGGCGACGTGGCGGGGGCCATCGCGGCGGCGCGCCCGTCGACGGGTGTCGACATGCTGCTCGGGATCGGCGGCACGCCCGAGGGCATCATCGCCGCGTGCGCGATGAAGTGCCTCGGCGGTGAGCTGCAGGGCCGGCTGTGGCCGAAGGACGAGGCCGAGCGCGAGAAGGCGCTGGCCGCTGGACACGACCTGGACCGGGTGCTCACCAACGACGACCTCGTCCGCGGCGACAACGTGTTCTTCTGCGCCACCGGGGTCACCGACGGCGACCTGCTGCGCGGTGTGCACTACCGCGCCGGCGGCGCCACCACGCAGTCGATCGTGATGCGGTCGAAGTCCGGGACCGTCAGAATGATCGACGGCTACCACCGGCTGGAGAAGCTGCGGGCGTACTCGTCCGTGAACTTCGACGGCAACTTCGAACTGCGCGAGGACGACGACATCGTCCCGCCCCTGCCCTGA